A section of the Malania oleifera isolate guangnan ecotype guangnan chromosome 2, ASM2987363v1, whole genome shotgun sequence genome encodes:
- the LOC131147760 gene encoding LOB domain-containing protein 15 isoform X1 → MSRASREMISDLVEEAEVGGKKSIKREVLDIATSSSTCEQALMGRRVVQLMGSAVPPNSATSSLSSSLLNNITPCAACKLLRRRCAEECPFSPYFSPHEPHKFAAVHKVFGASNVSKMLMEVPENLRADAANSLVYEANVRLRDPVYGCMGAISALQQQVQTLQAELSTVRAAVLRYKYREVAAAAAIVSVAAPPPPLPPTPPPALSSSSSSNDLSSYTLLQPSSTTTGYSSISGDDVPYFG, encoded by the exons ATGTCCAGAGCAAGCAG GGAGATGATATCAGATTTGGTAGAGGAAGCTGAGGTAGGAGGAAAGAAGAGCATAAAGAGAGAGGTGTTGGATATTGCAACAAGCAGTAGTACTTGTGAGCAAGCATTAATGGGGAGGAGAGTGGTACAGCTGATGGGCAGCGCTGTTCCTCCTAATTCAGCCACCTCCTCATTATCCTCCTCCTTGTTGAACAACATCACCCCTTGTGCCGCCTGCAAGCTCCTCAGAAGGCGCTGCGCCGAGGAATGCCCCTTCTCCCCCTACTTCTCCCCTCACGAACCCCACAAGTTCGCCGCCGTTCACAAGGTCTTCGGAGCCAGCAACGTCTCCAAGATGCTCATG gagGTGCCGGAGAACCTAAGAGCCGATGCTGCGAATAGTTTAGTGTACGAGGCGAATGTGAGGCTGAGAGACCCGGTGTACGGATGCATGGGTGCAATCTCAGCTTTGCAGCAGCAAGTTCAAACCCTGCAGGCTGAACTTTCTACGGTAAGGGCCGCCGTGCTCCGGTACAAATACAGAGAAgtggctgctgctgctgctataGTCTCCGTCGCCGCTCCTCCACCGCCTCTTCCTCCTACGCCGCCGCCTGCTCTTTCTTCTTCGTCCTCCTCCAATGACCTTTCTTCGTACACGTTACTGCAACCTTCAAGCACGACTACAGGCTATAGCTCCATTTCTGGTGATGATGTTCCATACTTTGGGTAG
- the LOC131147760 gene encoding LOB domain-containing protein 15 isoform X2 has product MISDLVEEAEVGGKKSIKREVLDIATSSSTCEQALMGRRVVQLMGSAVPPNSATSSLSSSLLNNITPCAACKLLRRRCAEECPFSPYFSPHEPHKFAAVHKVFGASNVSKMLMEVPENLRADAANSLVYEANVRLRDPVYGCMGAISALQQQVQTLQAELSTVRAAVLRYKYREVAAAAAIVSVAAPPPPLPPTPPPALSSSSSSNDLSSYTLLQPSSTTTGYSSISGDDVPYFG; this is encoded by the exons ATGATATCAGATTTGGTAGAGGAAGCTGAGGTAGGAGGAAAGAAGAGCATAAAGAGAGAGGTGTTGGATATTGCAACAAGCAGTAGTACTTGTGAGCAAGCATTAATGGGGAGGAGAGTGGTACAGCTGATGGGCAGCGCTGTTCCTCCTAATTCAGCCACCTCCTCATTATCCTCCTCCTTGTTGAACAACATCACCCCTTGTGCCGCCTGCAAGCTCCTCAGAAGGCGCTGCGCCGAGGAATGCCCCTTCTCCCCCTACTTCTCCCCTCACGAACCCCACAAGTTCGCCGCCGTTCACAAGGTCTTCGGAGCCAGCAACGTCTCCAAGATGCTCATG gagGTGCCGGAGAACCTAAGAGCCGATGCTGCGAATAGTTTAGTGTACGAGGCGAATGTGAGGCTGAGAGACCCGGTGTACGGATGCATGGGTGCAATCTCAGCTTTGCAGCAGCAAGTTCAAACCCTGCAGGCTGAACTTTCTACGGTAAGGGCCGCCGTGCTCCGGTACAAATACAGAGAAgtggctgctgctgctgctataGTCTCCGTCGCCGCTCCTCCACCGCCTCTTCCTCCTACGCCGCCGCCTGCTCTTTCTTCTTCGTCCTCCTCCAATGACCTTTCTTCGTACACGTTACTGCAACCTTCAAGCACGACTACAGGCTATAGCTCCATTTCTGGTGATGATGTTCCATACTTTGGGTAG